Proteins encoded in a region of the Oryctolagus cuniculus chromosome 10, mOryCun1.1, whole genome shotgun sequence genome:
- the CSRNP1 gene encoding cysteine/serine-rich nuclear protein 1, with the protein MSGLLKRKFDQLDEDSSSLCSSSSSGCHSRSCSPSSSDPPAWYSDEEGPWDQTPQPDRDCRGPRSFTPLSILKRTPRKRPGRVAFDGITVFYFPRCQGFTSVPGRGGCTLGMAPRHSACRRFSLAEFTQEQARARREKLRQRLKEEKLEVLRWKLSAAGVPEAAEAGPPLTVDSIDDASVEEDLAVAVASGRLEEVSCLQPYPARRRRALLRAAGVRRIDREEKRELQALRQSREDCGCHCDRVCDPETCSCSLAGIKCQMDHTAFPCGCCKEGCENPKGRVEFNQARVQTHFIHTLTRLQLEQGAESLGEVEAPTQGSPPRPDDQALVPYFPLAKPPASSELGDNSCSSDMTDSSTASGTSEAADRPAHPSLPGPGFQPGVDDDSLARILSFSDSDFGGEDEEEEEGGVGHLDNLSCFHPADIFGTGDPGGLASWTHSYAGCSLTSGILDENANLDASCFLNSGLEGLREGSLAGTAEPAGMDAAQSSSVELSLSSCDSFELLQALPDYSLGPHYTSHKVSDSLDNLEAPHLPLPSLSPPGDISTCFLESLMGLSEPAAEALTPLADSPFEDAAPAPLMEPVLV; encoded by the exons ATGTCTGGGCTGCTGAAGAGGAAGTTTGACCAGCTGGATGAGGATTCCTCCTCCttgtgctcctcctcctcctccggctGCCACTCCCGCTCCTGCTCCCCGAGCTCCTCAGACCCCCCTGCCTGGTACTCGGATGAGGAGGGCCCCTGGGACCAGACACCCCAGCCTGACCGGGACTGCCGTGGCCCCCGGAGTTTCACCC cCCTGTCCATCCTGAAGCGGACTCCCCGGAAGCGCCCTGGCCGCGTGGCCTTTGATGGCATTACCGTCTTCTACTTCCCCCGGTGCCAGGGCTTCACCAGCGTGCCTGGCCGTGGCGGCTGTACCCTGGGCATGGCCCCTCGCCATAGCGCCTGCCGCCGCTTCTCCTTGGCTGAGTTTACCCAGGAGCAGGCCCGGGCGCGGCGTGAGAAGCTGCGGCAGCGCTTGAAGGAGGAGAAGCTGGAGGTGCTGCGGTGGAAG CTTTCGGCGGCCGGCGTACCCGAGGCGGCAGAGGCGGGCCCTCCGCTCACCGTGGACAGCATCGATGATGCCTCTGTGGAGGAGGActtggccgtggccgtggctagCGGCCGGCTGGAAGAAGTGAGCTGCCTCCAGCCTTACCCAGCCCGGCGACGGCGTGCTCTGCTGCGTGCCGCGGGCGTGCGCAGGATCGATCGGGAGGAGAAGCGGGAGCTGCAAGCCCTGCGCCAGTCCCGAGAGGACTGTGGCTGTCACTGTGACAGGGTTTGTGACCCTGAGAcctgcagctgcagcctggcGGGCATCAAGTGCCAG ATGGACCACACGGCATTCCCCTGTGGCTGCTGCAAGGAGGGCTGTGAGAACCCCAAGGGCCGTGTGGAATTCAACCAGGCACGAGTCCAGACCCACTTCATCCACACGCTCACCCGTCTGCAGCTGGAGCAAGGGGCCGAGAGCCTTGGGGAGGTGGAGGCCCCCACCCAGGGCAGCCCACCCCGCCCTGACGACCAGGCCCTGGTGCCCTATTTTCCACTGGCTAAACCCCCGGCGAGCAGCGAACTGGGAGATAACAGTTGCAGCAGCGACATGACCGATTCCTCCACGGCGTCCGGCACCAGTGAGGCCGCTGACCGGCCCGCCCACCCgagcctgcctggccctggcttccaGCCTGGCGTGGATGACGACAGCCTGGCACGGATCCTGAGTTTCAGTGACTCTGACTTCGGAGGggaggatgaagaggaggaggaaggtggggtGGGGCACCTGGACAACCTCAGCTGCTTCCACCCGGCTGACATCTTCGGTACTGGTGACCCCGGTGGCCTGGCCAGCTGGACCCACAGCTACGCTGGCTGTAGCCTCACGTCAGGCATCCTGGATGAAAACGCCAACCTGGACGCCAGCTGCTTCCTGAACAGCGGCCTGGAGGGGCTGAGGGAAGGCAGCCTTGCTGGCACGGCAGAGCCGGCCGGCATGGATGCTGCCCAGAGCAGCTCGGTGGAACTCAGCTTGTCTTCCTGCGACTCCTTTGAGCTGCTCCAGGCGCTGCCAGATTATAGCCTGGGACCTCACTACACCTCCCACAAGGTTTCTGACAGCCTGGACAACCTCGAGGCACCCCACCTCCCCTTACCCAGCCTCTCTCCACCAGGGGACATCAGCACCTGCTTCCTGGAGTCGCTCATGGGTTTGTCCGAGCCTGCGGCCGAAGCCCTCACGCCCCTGGCGGACAGCCCCTTTGAGGATGCTGCCCCGGCGCCTCTGATGGAGCCTGTGCTGGTGTGA